A genomic stretch from Georgenia muralis includes:
- a CDS encoding IclR family transcriptional regulator yields MISETAPRTGAASPSDHPEALAAVVATANASEKTLLVLEAALTHDRFSEVVAATGLAKATTHRIISTLVDRGFVAIAGDGSYLPGPQILSLAGRALQRIDISEIARPFVEELVAQVHCTVHVGAANGDEIIYLVRTDSDKPYQMPSRVGNAIPMHSSGIGKAVLSGYSDDALERFVARAGLPARTPHTLTTLEALRADVAEVRRCGYAMDREENVPGVACVAAPIRDHTGTIKYGLSISTITVEHTLAQVEAMSEAALRTADQISRALGYTPEAATTAPPAHQR; encoded by the coding sequence ATGATCAGCGAGACCGCACCCCGGACCGGCGCAGCGAGCCCCTCGGACCACCCCGAGGCTCTCGCCGCGGTGGTCGCCACCGCGAACGCGAGCGAGAAGACCCTCCTCGTGCTCGAGGCGGCGCTCACCCACGACCGGTTCTCCGAGGTGGTCGCGGCCACCGGGCTGGCCAAGGCGACCACGCACCGGATCATCTCCACCCTGGTCGACCGGGGGTTCGTCGCGATCGCCGGCGACGGCAGCTACCTGCCCGGGCCGCAGATCCTCTCCCTGGCCGGGCGCGCGCTCCAGCGGATCGACATCTCCGAGATCGCCCGACCGTTCGTCGAGGAGCTCGTCGCCCAGGTGCACTGCACGGTGCACGTGGGCGCGGCCAACGGCGACGAGATCATCTACCTCGTCCGCACCGACTCCGACAAGCCGTACCAGATGCCCTCCCGGGTGGGGAACGCCATCCCCATGCACTCCTCGGGCATCGGCAAGGCCGTGCTGAGCGGCTACTCCGACGACGCGCTCGAGCGGTTCGTGGCGCGGGCCGGGCTGCCCGCCCGTACCCCGCACACGCTCACGACGCTGGAGGCGCTGCGCGCCGACGTGGCCGAGGTGCGCCGGTGCGGGTACGCCATGGACCGCGAGGAGAACGTCCCCGGCGTCGCCTGCGTGGCGGCTCCCATCCGGGACCACACCGGAACCATCAAGTACGGCCTGAGCATCTCCACGATCACGGTCGAGCACACGCTCGCCCAGGTCGAGGCGATGTCCGAGGCGGCGCTGCGCACCGCCGACCAGATCTCGCGCGCCCTGGGCTACACGCCCGAGGCCGCCACCACCGCCCCACCTGCCCACCAACGCTGA
- the kduI gene encoding 5-dehydro-4-deoxy-D-glucuronate isomerase: MEQRYATSPEQIPGMGTAELRERYLAPALFADDEARAVYTHHDRVVLAGVRPVTTTVELPTFPEIRSEYFLEHREAGIVNVGGPGTIAVDGTTYELAHGSCLYVGRGAREVLLTSTDAGGEQGPARFYVVSAPAHTAYPTTLVRAGEGTVRELGDPLTSNRRTLNQYIHENGVRSCQVVMGVTTLHPGSMWNTMPAHTHDRRMEAYLYFDLPADARVVHLMGRPDETRHLLVGNEEAVISPSWSVHSGVGTAAYSFVWAMAGENQSFDDMDGFPIADMR, encoded by the coding sequence ATGGAACAGCGTTACGCCACCAGCCCCGAGCAGATCCCCGGCATGGGCACCGCCGAGCTGCGCGAGCGGTACCTCGCGCCCGCTCTGTTCGCCGACGACGAGGCCCGCGCGGTCTACACCCACCACGACCGCGTGGTCCTGGCCGGCGTCCGCCCGGTCACCACGACCGTCGAGCTGCCCACCTTCCCGGAGATCCGCTCGGAGTACTTCCTCGAGCACCGCGAGGCCGGCATCGTCAACGTCGGCGGCCCGGGCACGATCGCCGTCGACGGCACCACCTACGAGCTGGCGCACGGCTCGTGCCTGTACGTCGGGCGCGGCGCCCGCGAGGTGCTCCTGACCTCCACCGACGCCGGCGGCGAGCAGGGCCCCGCCCGCTTCTACGTCGTCTCCGCGCCGGCGCACACCGCCTACCCGACCACCCTGGTCCGGGCCGGCGAGGGCACGGTGCGCGAGCTCGGCGACCCCCTGACGTCCAACCGCCGCACCCTCAACCAGTACATCCACGAGAACGGCGTGCGCAGCTGCCAGGTGGTGATGGGTGTGACCACCCTGCACCCGGGCAGCATGTGGAACACCATGCCGGCGCACACCCACGACCGGCGCATGGAGGCCTACCTCTACTTCGACCTGCCCGCCGACGCCCGCGTCGTCCACCTCATGGGGCGCCCGGACGAGACCCGGCACCTCCTCGTCGGCAACGAGGAGGCCGTCATCTCCCCGAGCTGGTCGGTCCACTCCGGCGTCGGCACGGCGGCGTACAGCTTCGTGTGGGCGATGGCGGGGGAGAACCAGTCCTTCGACGACATGGACGGCTTCCCCATCGCCGACATGAGATAG
- a CDS encoding TRAP transporter large permease — METAPLAALILLAGISIFLVIGAPISIAVGLSSMTALFVVLGVENGVLTSAQQVFRGINSFPLLAIPFFVLAGVIMNNGGIASRLVNAAKVMVGRTPGSLAQTNVAANAMFGAVSGSGVAAAAAIGSTMGPMQAKEGYDRGFSAATNIASAPAGMLIPPSNLMIVYSLVSSASVAALFVAGYIPGLLWALACMVIVYLYSRSRPELRITRRVGFAEGARTIVAALPAMVLIVIVIGGILLGYFTPTEASNIAVVYSLVLSAIYKAIKLSDLPNILMEAARTTSVVMFLIGVSSIMGFVMSFAKVPAMVSEAMFSISSNPVILLLLIAVVLLVVGLFMDPTPAVLIFAPIFLPIVTAFGIDPVHFGIMMVFALSVGTITPPVGPILFVGAKVAGLGIEDVMRRLMPFFAALIALLIVVIFTPSLSLWLPGVLGL, encoded by the coding sequence ATGGAAACCGCACCGCTCGCAGCACTGATCCTCCTCGCCGGCATCTCGATCTTCCTCGTGATCGGCGCCCCCATCTCCATCGCCGTCGGCCTGTCGTCGATGACCGCGCTCTTCGTGGTCCTCGGCGTCGAGAACGGCGTGCTCACCTCGGCCCAGCAGGTCTTCCGGGGCATCAACTCCTTCCCGCTGCTGGCCATCCCGTTCTTCGTCCTGGCCGGCGTCATCATGAACAACGGCGGCATAGCCAGCCGGCTGGTCAACGCCGCCAAGGTCATGGTCGGGCGGACCCCGGGCTCCCTGGCCCAGACGAACGTGGCCGCCAACGCGATGTTCGGCGCCGTCAGCGGCTCCGGCGTCGCCGCCGCGGCGGCGATCGGCTCGACCATGGGCCCCATGCAGGCCAAGGAGGGCTACGACCGCGGCTTCTCCGCGGCGACGAACATCGCCTCCGCGCCGGCCGGCATGCTCATCCCGCCGAGCAACCTCATGATCGTGTACTCGCTGGTCTCCAGCGCCTCGGTCGCCGCGCTGTTCGTCGCCGGGTACATCCCGGGCCTGCTCTGGGCCCTGGCCTGCATGGTCATCGTCTACCTGTATTCGCGCAGCCGCCCCGAGCTGCGGATCACCCGGCGGGTCGGGTTCGCCGAGGGCGCGCGCACCATCGTCGCCGCCCTGCCGGCCATGGTCCTCATCGTCATCGTGATCGGCGGGATCCTGCTCGGGTACTTCACCCCGACGGAGGCGTCCAACATCGCCGTGGTGTACTCGCTGGTCCTCTCGGCGATCTACAAGGCCATCAAGCTCAGCGACCTGCCGAACATCCTCATGGAGGCCGCCCGCACCACCTCGGTGGTCATGTTCCTCATCGGCGTCTCGTCGATCATGGGGTTCGTCATGTCCTTCGCCAAGGTCCCGGCGATGGTCTCGGAGGCGATGTTCAGCATCAGCTCCAACCCGGTGATCCTGCTGCTGCTCATCGCGGTCGTGCTGCTGGTCGTGGGCCTGTTCATGGACCCGACGCCGGCCGTGCTGATCTTCGCCCCCATCTTCCTGCCGATCGTCACCGCCTTCGGGATCGACCCCGTGCACTTCGGCATCATGATGGTGTTCGCCCTCTCGGTCGGCACGATCACCCCGCCGGTGGGACCGATCCTCTTCGTCGGCGCCAAGGTCGCGGGCCTGGGCATCGAGGACGTCATGCGGCGCCTCATGCCGTTCTTCGCGGCGCTCATCGCGCTGCTCATCGTCGTGATCTTCACCCCGTCCCTGTCCCTGTGGCTGCCCGGGGTGCTGGGCCTGTAA
- a CDS encoding TRAP transporter small permease, producing the protein MNAAKNALDRVLTWACVVLFALLVLDVTWQVFARQVLDQPSGWSEELAKYLFIWLGLFGAALVFGERGHIAVEVAVRKLPVTVQKILAVVVQLGVLTFTSLVLIWGGFSVVDLAWEQNLTGLPVNVGPLYLALPISGVLIALYTIYHLVRILTGAERPVEDTEPDVV; encoded by the coding sequence ATGAATGCAGCAAAGAACGCGTTGGACCGCGTCCTGACGTGGGCGTGCGTGGTGCTGTTCGCACTGCTCGTGCTCGACGTCACCTGGCAGGTCTTCGCCCGACAGGTCCTCGACCAGCCCTCCGGCTGGTCCGAGGAGCTCGCCAAGTACCTGTTCATCTGGCTGGGCCTCTTCGGGGCGGCGCTCGTCTTCGGCGAGCGCGGTCACATCGCCGTCGAGGTCGCCGTCCGCAAGCTGCCCGTCACCGTGCAGAAGATCCTCGCGGTGGTCGTGCAGCTCGGCGTCCTCACCTTCACGTCCCTGGTCCTGATCTGGGGCGGCTTCAGCGTGGTCGACCTGGCCTGGGAGCAGAACCTCACCGGCCTGCCGGTCAACGTCGGCCCGCTCTACCTCGCGCTGCCGATCTCGGGCGTGCTCATCGCCCTCTACACCATCTACCACCTGGTACGGATCCTCACCGGCGCGGAGCGCCCGGTCGAGGACACCGAGCCGGACGTCGTGTGA
- a CDS encoding TRAP transporter substrate-binding protein, which translates to MTRNKAVSITALLGASVLALTACSAGSGATPGAQSSSEAGSEAPAASGDTLVMKAAFNQPETHPQYIVLDELGDKLFEATDGAYDIEVFPNETLGAQRETIELLQAGTLEMAYVAGPLLENFNPDFVVFNLPFTFESQDHQRQVTNDPEIVGDLYSSLEDQSIKVLGAFHGGVRSVYNTEKPINTPEDLAGMKIRVIESDTNIEMLSLMGGTGTPMGQGEVYTAMQSGLLEGGENNELIYYNLKQHEVAPYYSYTRHLMFPDYLIINPTIWESMSAEHQEIFNELLAEAIEREAELWKEQVGEAKAAAEAEGAQFNEVDAEAFAEAIAPLTESKITNDVTRTILEQVREAAE; encoded by the coding sequence ATGACGCGAAACAAGGCTGTTTCGATCACGGCCCTGCTGGGGGCCTCGGTGCTCGCGCTCACGGCGTGCAGCGCCGGCAGCGGCGCCACCCCCGGCGCGCAGAGCTCGTCCGAGGCGGGGAGCGAGGCGCCTGCGGCGTCCGGCGACACCCTGGTCATGAAGGCGGCGTTCAACCAGCCGGAGACCCACCCGCAGTACATCGTCCTCGACGAGCTCGGTGACAAGCTCTTCGAGGCCACCGACGGCGCGTACGACATCGAGGTCTTCCCCAACGAGACCCTCGGCGCGCAGCGCGAGACCATCGAGCTGCTGCAGGCCGGCACCCTGGAGATGGCCTACGTCGCCGGGCCGCTGCTGGAGAACTTCAACCCCGACTTCGTCGTGTTCAACCTTCCCTTCACCTTCGAGTCGCAGGACCACCAGCGCCAGGTCACCAACGACCCCGAGATCGTCGGCGACCTCTACTCCTCGCTCGAGGACCAGAGCATCAAGGTGCTCGGCGCCTTCCACGGCGGCGTCCGGTCGGTCTACAACACCGAGAAGCCGATCAACACCCCCGAGGACCTCGCGGGCATGAAGATCCGCGTCATCGAGTCCGACACCAACATCGAGATGCTCAGCCTCATGGGCGGCACCGGCACCCCGATGGGCCAGGGCGAGGTCTACACCGCCATGCAGTCCGGCCTGCTCGAGGGCGGCGAGAACAACGAGCTCATCTACTACAACCTCAAGCAGCACGAGGTCGCGCCCTACTACAGCTACACCCGCCACCTGATGTTCCCCGACTACCTCATCATCAACCCCACCATCTGGGAGTCGATGTCGGCCGAGCACCAGGAGATCTTCAACGAGCTCCTCGCCGAGGCCATCGAGCGCGAGGCCGAGCTCTGGAAGGAGCAGGTCGGCGAGGCGAAGGCGGCCGCCGAGGCCGAGGGCGCCCAGTTCAACGAGGTCGACGCCGAGGCGTTCGCCGAGGCCATCGCGCCGCTGACCGAGTCCAAGATCACCAACGACGTCACCCGCACGATCCTCGAGCAGGTCCGCGAAGCGGCCGAGTGA
- a CDS encoding DUF4862 family protein — translation MTHEDVRPLLGAYAMAPTAPAEEAAFYDGVAGLDVGGLELPLPLPGAPSLEPAWFDRNVRPGWDLLVTCVPTVMGRLATDPGYGLAATDDDARARALEDVARARDLALRLADTHGRRRVVAVQVHSAPGPDGGSRDALARSLEVLAGWDLAGARLLLEHCDAASGDHVAVKGFLTLEEELAALRAVGAGDVGVGGDGNRDAADVGPGLSINWGRSAIEGRGAATPVEHVRAAADAGLLGAVVLSGATGEATAWGEAWGDAHIPPRGDDPALAPSSASLLGPEEVRETLDAAGPDALVAVKISVRPTDADVPTRLAVAGAALTLVDDARRDAR, via the coding sequence ATGACTCACGAAGACGTGCGCCCCCTCCTCGGCGCCTACGCCATGGCCCCGACCGCCCCCGCGGAGGAGGCGGCCTTCTACGACGGGGTCGCCGGTCTCGACGTCGGCGGCCTCGAGCTGCCCCTCCCCCTGCCCGGCGCGCCGAGCCTGGAGCCGGCCTGGTTCGACCGGAACGTCCGGCCGGGGTGGGACCTGCTCGTGACCTGCGTCCCCACGGTCATGGGCCGCCTCGCCACCGACCCCGGGTACGGCCTGGCCGCCACCGACGACGACGCCCGCGCCCGCGCGCTCGAGGACGTCGCCCGGGCCCGCGACCTCGCCCTGCGCCTGGCGGACACCCACGGCCGGCGGCGCGTCGTCGCCGTCCAGGTGCACAGCGCGCCCGGTCCGGACGGCGGCAGCCGGGACGCCCTCGCGAGGTCGCTCGAGGTGCTCGCCGGGTGGGACCTCGCCGGCGCGCGGCTGCTGCTCGAGCACTGCGACGCCGCGTCCGGCGACCACGTCGCCGTCAAGGGGTTCCTCACGCTCGAGGAGGAGCTCGCGGCCCTGCGCGCCGTCGGCGCCGGTGACGTCGGTGTCGGCGGCGACGGCAACCGGGACGCCGCCGATGTCGGGCCCGGGCTGAGCATCAACTGGGGCCGCTCGGCCATCGAGGGCCGCGGCGCCGCGACCCCGGTCGAGCACGTCCGCGCCGCCGCCGACGCCGGCCTCCTGGGCGCCGTGGTCCTCTCCGGCGCCACCGGCGAGGCCACCGCCTGGGGCGAGGCCTGGGGCGACGCGCACATCCCGCCGCGCGGTGACGACCCGGCCCTCGCGCCCTCGTCGGCGTCCCTGCTCGGACCCGAGGAGGTGCGCGAGACGCTCGACGCCGCCGGACCGGACGCCCTCGTCGCGGTCAAGATCTCGGTCCGGCCGACGGACGCCGACGTGCCCACCCGGCTCGCCGTCGCCGGCGCCGCGCTGACCCTCGTCGACGACGCCCGCAGGGACGCGCGGTGA
- a CDS encoding Na+/H+ antiporter NhaA: MSAAEGRTAEALRSEVEAPRKVPASPRTVLSRLTPGGRRNFADTLRAENTGAVLLVLGTVAALVLANSPARSLYGAISGAVVGPAALHLDLTLAQWATDGLLAIFFFVVGLELKREMVEGQLRRPATAIVPILAAVGGMAVPALLYLLVNVLAEDGDPGGWAVPVATDIAFAVAVLTLFGRRLPTALRAFLLTLAVVDDLLGIVVIALFYSDGIHLLELVGALAAIATFGLLVRRRRSPVWLLPLVAVVAWALMHLTRARLDASVRWPDLAAVSVVAGIGFTVSLLIGELSFPGGSPRGEHVKAAILLASAGAAIVSGLLLTWRGRAYARRDASVERVPAPLDEEHLLYRHQR, encoded by the coding sequence GTGAGCGCCGCCGAGGGCCGGACGGCCGAGGCCCTGCGCAGCGAGGTCGAGGCCCCTCGCAAGGTCCCGGCCTCCCCCCGCACGGTCCTCAGCCGGCTGACGCCCGGCGGGCGGCGCAACTTCGCCGACACCCTGCGCGCCGAGAACACCGGCGCCGTCCTGCTCGTCCTCGGCACGGTAGCGGCCCTCGTCCTCGCGAACTCCCCCGCCCGCAGCCTCTACGGCGCGATCAGCGGCGCGGTCGTCGGCCCGGCCGCGCTGCACCTCGACCTCACGCTCGCGCAGTGGGCCACCGACGGGCTGCTCGCGATCTTCTTCTTCGTCGTCGGCCTCGAACTCAAGCGCGAGATGGTCGAGGGCCAGCTCCGCCGGCCCGCCACCGCCATCGTGCCCATCCTCGCGGCCGTCGGCGGCATGGCCGTCCCGGCGCTGCTCTACCTCCTCGTCAACGTCCTTGCCGAGGACGGCGACCCCGGCGGCTGGGCGGTCCCGGTCGCCACGGACATCGCCTTCGCCGTCGCCGTGCTCACCCTGTTCGGCCGGCGCCTGCCCACCGCGCTGCGCGCCTTCCTCCTCACCCTCGCGGTCGTGGACGACCTCCTCGGGATCGTCGTCATCGCACTGTTCTACTCCGACGGGATCCACCTCCTCGAGCTCGTCGGGGCCCTCGCCGCGATCGCCACCTTCGGCCTCCTGGTGCGCCGGCGGCGCTCCCCCGTCTGGCTGCTCCCGCTCGTGGCGGTGGTGGCGTGGGCGCTCATGCACTTGACCAGGGCTCGGCTCGACGCATCCGTGCGGTGGCCGGACCTCGCCGCCGTCAGCGTCGTCGCCGGGATCGGCTTCACCGTCTCCCTCCTCATCGGCGAGCTCTCGTTCCCGGGCGGCTCGCCCCGTGGTGAGCACGTCAAGGCCGCGATCCTCCTCGCCTCGGCCGGCGCAGCGATCGTCAGCGGACTGCTCCTGACCTGGCGCGGCCGGGCGTACGCCCGACGCGATGCCTCTGTCGAGAGAGTGCCGGCACCTCTTGACGAGGAGCATCTCTTGTACAGACATCAACGCTGA
- a CDS encoding type II toxin-antitoxin system Phd/YefM family antitoxin, whose translation MNNPDELSVSQARERFAGALEHATSSHRPVYITRRGKRVAAIVDATELTRITDLAEDMEDILAAEAAREEMRATAEEPIPWDEVKADLGLS comes from the coding sequence ATGAACAACCCGGACGAGCTGAGCGTGTCCCAGGCCCGTGAGCGCTTCGCCGGTGCCCTGGAGCACGCCACGAGCAGCCATCGACCCGTCTACATCACGCGCCGCGGGAAGCGCGTCGCGGCGATCGTGGACGCCACGGAGCTGACCAGGATCACCGACCTCGCCGAGGACATGGAGGACATCCTCGCGGCCGAGGCCGCCCGGGAGGAGATGCGCGCGACGGCGGAGGAGCCCATCCCCTGGGACGAGGTCAAGGCGGACCTGGGCCTGTCGTGA
- a CDS encoding type II toxin-antitoxin system RelE family toxin, with translation MTYDIVLSPAAVRDLRKFDPTARRRVQAVLELLAENPRPPAATRLVGGAGEWRVLTGDYRVIYEIEDDRLVVLVLRAGHRREVYRRR, from the coding sequence GTGACGTACGACATCGTCCTCTCCCCAGCCGCAGTCCGTGACCTCCGCAAGTTCGACCCGACCGCACGACGACGTGTCCAGGCGGTCCTGGAGCTGCTCGCCGAGAATCCCCGACCACCCGCCGCCACCCGGCTCGTGGGCGGGGCGGGTGAGTGGCGGGTACTAACCGGGGACTACCGCGTCATCTACGAGATCGAGGACGATCGACTGGTCGTGCTCGTGCTGCGCGCGGGTCACCGGAGGGAGGTCTACCGGCGGCGCTGA
- a CDS encoding Crp/Fnr family transcriptional regulator, which produces MARRHVPLRSTCAQPHRCAPDVRLAVLRQVPYFRGLTEDELAGVDARMVSLSWAEGDRLYTAGEPAEHLFVVAAGRVKLTRTGAGGTEVITDVLAPGDLLGALSTLGEPTYAESAVALTTTCALRIGPAAFREVLTERPAVALRVLDDLAGRLARARSDVGRSGESVAARVATVLLRLADRMGQERPGGGVLIQVPLSRADLAAMAGSTPESVSRVMSRWRSDGLVDSGRRWTALLDRDGLARIAAV; this is translated from the coding sequence GTGGCCCGCCGGCACGTCCCCCTGCGCAGCACCTGCGCCCAGCCGCACCGCTGCGCCCCGGACGTGCGCCTGGCCGTGCTGCGGCAGGTGCCGTACTTCCGCGGGCTGACCGAGGACGAGCTCGCCGGCGTCGACGCGCGCATGGTCTCGCTGTCCTGGGCCGAGGGGGACCGGCTCTACACCGCCGGGGAGCCGGCCGAGCACCTCTTCGTCGTGGCGGCCGGGCGGGTGAAGCTGACCCGGACCGGGGCGGGCGGGACCGAGGTCATCACCGACGTCCTGGCGCCGGGGGACCTCCTCGGTGCGCTGAGTACGCTGGGGGAGCCGACCTACGCCGAGTCCGCCGTCGCGCTGACCACCACGTGCGCGCTGCGGATCGGACCGGCGGCGTTCCGCGAGGTCCTCACCGAGCGCCCCGCTGTCGCGTTGCGGGTGCTCGACGACCTCGCCGGCCGGCTCGCCCGGGCCCGCTCCGACGTCGGTCGGTCGGGCGAGAGCGTCGCCGCGCGGGTGGCCACGGTTCTGCTCCGCCTCGCCGACCGGATGGGTCAGGAGCGCCCGGGCGGAGGAGTGCTCATCCAGGTCCCGCTCTCCCGCGCCGACCTCGCCGCGATGGCCGGCTCGACGCCGGAGTCGGTCTCGCGGGTGATGAGCCGGTGGCGGTCCGACGGGCTGGTCGACTCCGGCCGACGGTGGACCGCGCTGCTCGACCGGGACGGCCTCGCGCGGATCGCGGCCGTCTGA
- a CDS encoding heavy-metal-associated domain-containing protein: MTTSTTHTVLRAEGFTCPSCVTKIDKQVRRLDGVSAVTVHFASGRIEIDHDPTLAGVPALVDAVGRAGYTARPATF; this comes from the coding sequence ATGACCACCTCGACCACCCACACCGTCCTGCGCGCCGAGGGCTTCACCTGCCCGTCGTGCGTGACGAAGATCGACAAGCAGGTCCGCCGGCTCGACGGCGTCTCCGCCGTGACCGTCCACTTCGCCTCCGGGCGGATCGAGATCGACCACGACCCCACCCTCGCCGGCGTCCCGGCGCTGGTCGACGCCGTCGGCCGCGCCGGGTACACCGCCCGCCCGGCGACGTTCTGA
- a CDS encoding heavy metal translocating P-type ATPase yields MTILTRRWAVPAGSGALILAALLAGLVAPAARDPLMVAAAAVAGAPVLRSAVRALSARVVGIDLLVSVAAVGAIVIGEYWEAAAVTFLFAVGHALESATLGRTRAALAELVAVAPDVAVVLRDGEQVEVPAAEVLPGEVVLVKNGAKVPVDGEVTAGSGAVDESAVTGESVPVDKTAGDVVYAGTVSLGGLLHVRATGTGADTTLARIIHRVEEAQDARARTQAFLDRFARWYTPAIIVLAVVAGLLSRDVELALTLLVIGCPGALVIAVPVALVAGIGRGARDGILVKGGDHLETAARVDAVALDKTGTLTTGRPVLTDVVVLDDRLTRTDVLAWAARAEAGSEHPLARPVLDAARRAGVAVGVPGRTEPVPGRGVVAVVEGTRVVIGSPGLLAAHGIADGGAAAAADDLARRGRTPLVLAVDGQVVGALGVADTVRAEAAPMVAALHAAGVRRVVMLTGDTAAVAAEVARVTGVDEVRAGLLPEDKLTAVRELQRAGYVVAMVGDGVNDAPALATADVGVAMGAAGTAVAVETADIALMGDRLSRLPEALALARRTVRTIRQNIAVALVTVAVLLAGVLLGGVTMSVGMLVHEASVLVVIVNAMRLLRRA; encoded by the coding sequence GTGACCATCCTCACCCGCCGGTGGGCCGTGCCCGCCGGCTCCGGCGCACTCATCCTGGCCGCCCTGCTCGCCGGCCTCGTCGCCCCCGCGGCCCGTGACCCCCTCATGGTCGCGGCCGCCGCGGTCGCCGGCGCCCCGGTGCTCCGCTCGGCCGTCCGGGCGCTGTCGGCCCGGGTGGTCGGGATCGACCTGCTCGTCTCCGTCGCTGCGGTGGGCGCGATCGTCATCGGGGAGTACTGGGAGGCCGCCGCGGTGACCTTCCTCTTCGCCGTCGGGCACGCGCTCGAGTCCGCGACGCTCGGGCGGACCCGCGCCGCGCTGGCCGAGCTCGTGGCCGTGGCGCCCGACGTCGCCGTCGTCCTGCGCGACGGCGAGCAGGTGGAGGTCCCGGCCGCCGAGGTCCTCCCGGGCGAGGTCGTCCTGGTGAAGAACGGCGCCAAGGTCCCGGTCGACGGCGAGGTGACGGCCGGCTCGGGCGCCGTGGACGAGTCGGCCGTCACGGGTGAGTCCGTGCCGGTGGACAAGACCGCCGGCGACGTCGTCTACGCCGGCACCGTCTCCCTCGGCGGGCTGCTGCACGTGCGGGCCACCGGGACGGGGGCGGACACCACGCTGGCCCGCATCATCCACCGCGTGGAGGAGGCGCAGGACGCCCGGGCCCGCACACAGGCGTTCCTGGACCGCTTCGCCCGCTGGTACACCCCCGCGATCATCGTCCTGGCCGTGGTGGCCGGGCTGCTCTCGCGCGACGTCGAGCTGGCTCTGACCCTGCTCGTCATCGGCTGCCCCGGCGCGCTCGTCATCGCCGTCCCGGTCGCGCTCGTCGCCGGTATCGGCCGCGGCGCCCGCGACGGCATCCTCGTCAAGGGCGGGGACCACCTCGAGACCGCCGCGCGCGTCGACGCCGTCGCCCTGGACAAGACGGGCACCCTCACCACGGGTCGGCCCGTCCTCACCGACGTCGTCGTCCTCGACGACCGGCTCACCCGGACCGACGTCCTGGCCTGGGCCGCGCGGGCGGAGGCCGGCTCCGAGCACCCGCTGGCCCGGCCGGTCCTCGACGCCGCCCGCCGGGCCGGCGTCGCCGTCGGCGTGCCCGGGCGGACCGAACCGGTGCCCGGCCGCGGCGTCGTCGCGGTGGTCGAGGGCACCCGCGTGGTGATCGGCTCCCCGGGCCTGCTGGCCGCCCACGGCATCGCCGACGGCGGGGCCGCGGCGGCCGCGGACGACCTCGCCCGCCGGGGCCGGACCCCGCTCGTCCTCGCCGTCGACGGTCAGGTGGTGGGCGCGCTGGGCGTGGCGGACACGGTGCGCGCGGAGGCCGCGCCCATGGTCGCCGCCCTGCACGCCGCGGGGGTGCGGCGGGTCGTCATGCTCACCGGGGACACCGCCGCCGTCGCGGCCGAGGTCGCGCGGGTCACGGGTGTGGACGAGGTGCGGGCCGGGCTGCTGCCGGAGGACAAGCTCACGGCGGTGCGCGAGCTCCAGCGTGCCGGATACGTCGTGGCGATGGTGGGCGACGGCGTCAACGACGCCCCGGCCCTGGCGACGGCGGACGTGGGCGTGGCGATGGGGGCGGCCGGGACCGCCGTCGCGGTCGAGACCGCCGACATCGCCCTCATGGGCGACCGGCTCTCCCGCCTGCCCGAGGCGCTCGCCCTCGCCCGCCGGACCGTGCGCACGATCCGGCAGAACATCGCCGTCGCCCTGGTGACCGTGGCGGTGCTCCTGGCCGGGGTGCTCCTCGGGGGGGTGACGATGTCGGTGGGCATGCTCGTCCACGAGGCGTCCGTGCTCGTCGTCATCGTCAACGCGATGCGGCTGCTGCGCCGGGCGTGA
- a CDS encoding DUF1905 domain-containing protein has product MTYAFEAELWQWDARQTDTWTFVALPAEIADEILELSAPFARGFGSVRVEVTVGETVWRTSIFPDGKKGTYVLPVKKAVRAAERLAAGDVVRVRLALVEV; this is encoded by the coding sequence GTGACGTACGCGTTCGAGGCCGAGCTCTGGCAGTGGGACGCCCGGCAGACGGACACCTGGACGTTCGTGGCGCTGCCCGCCGAGATCGCCGACGAGATCCTCGAGCTCTCCGCCCCGTTCGCGCGCGGGTTCGGCTCGGTGCGGGTCGAGGTCACGGTGGGGGAGACGGTGTGGCGGACGTCGATCTTCCCCGACGGCAAGAAGGGCACCTACGTCCTGCCGGTCAAGAAGGCCGTCCGCGCCGCCGAGCGGCTCGCCGCGGGGGACGTCGTGCGGGTGCGGCTCGCGCTGGTCGAGGTCTGA